One genomic region from Jilunia laotingensis encodes:
- a CDS encoding MgtC/SapB family protein yields the protein MEQLYNYLPRELVTFILVTLFSLLIGLSQRRISLKREGETTLFGTDRTFTFIGILGYLLYILDKTDMRLFMGGGAVLGMLLGLNYYVKQSQFHVFGVTTIIIALITYCIAPIVDTQPSWFYVMVIVTVLLLTELKHTFTEFAQRMKNDEMITLAKFLAISGIILPMLPDKNLIPGINLTPYSIWLATVVVSGISYLSYLLKRYVFRESGVLVSGIIGGLYSSTATISVLARKSRDNHSGQATEYVAAMLLAVSMMFFRFLILISIFSKEIFTDIYPYLLIMAFVAAGVGWFVHSRHKRNGDIASVEEEDSSNPLEFKVALIFAVLFVVFTILTHYTLIYAGTSGLNLLSFVSGLSDITPFILNLLQSTGGVAASVITACCMQAIVSNILVNMCYALFFAGQGSKLRKWIFGGFGCVVAINAVILVVFYIL from the coding sequence ATGGAACAACTCTATAATTACCTCCCGCGCGAACTGGTTACTTTCATTCTGGTCACTTTATTTTCATTGTTGATCGGCTTGTCGCAACGTCGGATCAGCCTGAAGCGTGAAGGGGAAACAACACTTTTCGGAACAGACCGTACCTTTACTTTTATAGGCATATTGGGCTATCTGCTTTATATTCTCGATAAAACGGATATGCGATTGTTCATGGGGGGAGGTGCTGTATTGGGAATGCTGTTGGGGTTGAATTACTATGTCAAGCAATCGCAATTTCATGTATTCGGGGTGACTACTATCATCATAGCACTCATTACCTACTGCATTGCACCGATTGTTGACACGCAACCTTCTTGGTTCTATGTCATGGTGATAGTTACCGTGTTGTTGCTAACTGAACTGAAGCATACTTTCACGGAATTTGCACAACGTATGAAGAACGATGAGATGATCACTCTCGCCAAGTTCTTGGCGATAAGTGGAATTATCCTTCCGATGCTTCCCGACAAGAATTTGATTCCTGGCATCAATCTGACACCTTATTCCATTTGGTTGGCCACGGTCGTGGTTTCGGGTATCTCTTATCTGTCTTATTTACTGAAACGATATGTGTTCCGTGAGTCGGGTGTATTGGTTTCCGGCATTATCGGTGGATTATATAGCAGCACTGCAACCATTTCCGTGTTGGCACGCAAGAGCCGTGATAATCATTCCGGGCAAGCTACCGAATATGTGGCTGCCATGTTGCTGGCTGTCAGCATGATGTTCTTTCGATTTTTGATCCTTATATCCATATTCAGCAAGGAAATCTTTACGGATATATATCCTTACCTGCTTATCATGGCATTCGTTGCTGCCGGTGTGGGTTGGTTTGTCCATTCCCGTCACAAACGTAACGGTGATATTGCGTCTGTGGAAGAAGAAGACAGCAGTAATCCCTTGGAGTTTAAAGTTGCCTTGATTTTTGCTGTCTTATTCGTTGTCTTCACCATATTGACGCATTATACTTTAATCTATGCAGGAACAAGCGGCTTGAATCTACTTTCCTTTGTTTCCGGATTGAGTGATATTACTCCGTTCATCCTGAATCTTTTGCAGAGTACGGGTGGAGTAGCAGCTTCTGTGATTACAGCATGTTGTATGCAGGCAATTGTGAGCAATATTCTGGTGAACATGTGTTATGCTCTGTTCTTTGCCGGTCAGGGGAGCAAGTTGCGAAAATGGATTTTTGGGGGATTCGGATGTGTAGTGGCTATCAATGCGGTGATAT
- a CDS encoding CYTH domain-containing protein, with amino-acid sequence MSQEIERKFLVVGEYKTQAFAQSRIIQGYISSARGRTVRVRIRDGKGYLTIKGASNASGTSRYEWEKEIPLEEAEELMKLCEPGIIDKTRYLVRSGAHVFEVDEFYGENEGLTVAEVELGSEEEAFVKPDFIGVEVTGDIRYYNSQLMKNPYTTWLR; translated from the coding sequence ATGTCACAAGAAATTGAACGCAAATTCCTCGTAGTAGGAGAATATAAAACGCAGGCTTTTGCACAAAGTCGCATAATCCAGGGATATATTAGTAGTGCCCGGGGGCGTACCGTGCGCGTGCGCATTCGTGATGGCAAAGGCTATCTGACTATAAAAGGTGCTTCCAATGCTTCCGGTACCAGCCGTTATGAATGGGAAAAAGAGATTCCTCTGGAGGAAGCGGAAGAACTGATGAAATTATGTGAGCCAGGCATTATTGATAAGACTCGCTACCTGGTTCGAAGCGGTGCGCACGTCTTCGAGGTGGATGAATTTTATGGTGAGAATGAAGGGCTGACCGTAGCCGAGGTAGAACTTGGTTCGGAGGAAGAAGCATTCGTAAAGCCGGATTTCATAGGCGTGGAAGTGACGGGAGATATACGTTATTACAATTCTCAGTTGATGAAAAATCCATATACTACATGGTTGCGTTAA
- a CDS encoding OprO/OprP family phosphate-selective porin → MWKLTTILAGLLLSVSTFAQVNDEVVDGKKLNKTKMEAHDYLPAIHGTIRAKYEYQTATDESRFQVRNARFSLTGNVLPIVAYKAEIDLSDQGKIRMLDAYTRIFPIKHVNFTIGQMRVPFTIDAHRSPHVRYFANRSFIGKQVGDVRDVGATVAYTRKDAVLPFILEGGLFNGSGLTEQKEWQKTLNYSLKGQFWFAKGWNLTLSTQMMKPAEVRVNMYDAGIYYETDRFHIEAEYLYKTYGHDSFKNMHSINSFAVYDIPLPKFFHKMSFLARYDMMTDHSDGIVMSETESGKLAITDYARHRLTGGLTFSFSKSFVADIRLNYEKYFYKKSALPDPSEQDKLVIEFMTRF, encoded by the coding sequence ATGTGGAAATTAACTACTATTTTAGCAGGGTTGTTATTATCTGTATCTACCTTTGCTCAAGTGAATGATGAAGTGGTAGACGGCAAAAAACTGAATAAGACCAAGATGGAAGCGCATGATTACCTGCCTGCCATTCATGGTACCATCCGTGCAAAGTATGAATACCAGACGGCTACCGATGAAAGCCGTTTCCAGGTGAGAAATGCCCGTTTTAGTTTGACGGGGAATGTACTTCCGATTGTTGCCTATAAAGCGGAGATCGATCTTTCCGATCAGGGAAAGATACGTATGTTGGATGCTTATACCCGTATTTTTCCGATAAAACATGTGAACTTTACGATTGGTCAGATGCGTGTGCCTTTTACAATCGATGCACATCGTTCACCACACGTACGTTATTTTGCCAACCGTTCGTTTATCGGCAAACAGGTAGGTGATGTCCGGGATGTCGGTGCCACAGTGGCGTATACTCGTAAGGATGCCGTCTTGCCTTTCATTCTGGAGGGAGGGTTGTTCAATGGCTCGGGACTGACAGAACAAAAGGAGTGGCAAAAAACGCTGAATTATTCATTGAAAGGACAATTCTGGTTTGCAAAAGGCTGGAATCTTACTCTTAGTACACAGATGATGAAACCTGCTGAGGTGCGTGTCAATATGTATGATGCCGGAATTTATTATGAAACGGATAGGTTTCACATCGAAGCCGAATATTTATATAAGACCTATGGGCACGATTCTTTCAAGAACATGCATTCCATAAATAGTTTTGCCGTGTATGATATCCCGTTACCTAAGTTTTTTCATAAAATGTCTTTTTTGGCACGTTATGATATGATGACCGATCATAGTGACGGTATCGTGATGTCAGAAACAGAATCCGGCAAATTGGCTATCACTGATTATGCCCGTCATCGGTTAACGGGAGGATTGACTTTTAGTTTTTCTAAATCGTTCGTTGCAGACATACGTTTGAACTATGAGAAATACTTCTATAAAAAGAGTGCTTTGCCCGATCCTTCTGAACAAGATAAGTTAGTTATCGAATTTATGACACGGTTTTGA
- the prfB gene encoding peptide chain release factor 2 (programmed frameshift): MITIEQLKDVKERTDALRRYLDIDGKKIQVEEEQLRTQAPGFWDDQKSAEAQMKKVKDLQKWIDGFNHVNTLAEELSLAFDFYKDELVTEQEIDEGYAKALEAVENLELKNMLRGEADQMSCVLKINSGAGGTESQDWASMLMRMYLRYAETNGYKATISTLQEGDEAGIKTCTIQIEGDYAYGYLKGENGVHRLVRVSPYNAQGKRMTSFASVFVTPLVDDSIEVNIEQARISWDTFRSGGAGGQNVNKVESGVRLRYQFKDPYTGEEEEILIENTETRDQPKNKENAMRQLRSILYDKELQHRMSEQAKVEAGKKKIEWGSQIRSYVFDDRRVKDHRTNYQTSDVNGVMDGKIEDFIKAYLMEFSSEE, encoded by the exons ATGATTACTATTGAACAACTTAAAGACGTGAAAGAGCGCACAGATGCGCTGAGGAGGTATCTT GACATCGACGGGAAGAAAATTCAAGTCGAAGAAGAGCAATTAAGAACGCAAGCTCCGGGTTTCTGGGATGACCAGAAAAGTGCCGAAGCACAAATGAAGAAGGTGAAAGACCTGCAAAAGTGGATCGATGGTTTTAACCATGTCAATACACTGGCGGAAGAACTTTCACTGGCTTTCGATTTTTATAAGGATGAATTGGTCACCGAACAGGAGATTGACGAAGGATATGCCAAAGCTTTAGAAGCGGTGGAAAACCTGGAGTTGAAGAACATGCTTCGCGGAGAGGCGGATCAGATGAGTTGCGTATTAAAAATAAACTCCGGAGCCGGTGGTACGGAGAGTCAAGACTGGGCCTCCATGTTGATGCGTATGTATTTGCGCTATGCCGAAACGAATGGGTATAAGGCTACGATTTCCACTCTTCAGGAAGGTGATGAGGCCGGTATCAAGACATGTACCATTCAGATAGAAGGTGATTATGCATATGGGTACTTGAAAGGTGAAAACGGAGTACACCGTTTGGTGCGTGTTTCTCCCTATAATGCGCAGGGCAAGCGAATGACTTCCTTTGCATCGGTGTTTGTCACTCCGTTGGTAGACGATAGTATTGAAGTGAACATCGAACAAGCCCGGATTTCCTGGGATACCTTCCGTTCGGGAGGAGCCGGTGGGCAGAATGTAAATAAGGTGGAGTCCGGTGTTCGTCTGCGTTACCAGTTTAAAGATCCCTATACAGGCGAGGAAGAAGAGATACTGATCGAAAATACTGAAACCCGGGACCAGCCTAAGAATAAGGAAAATGCAATGCGTCAATTGCGTTCCATTCTTTATGATAAAGAGTTGCAACATCGTATGTCCGAACAGGCAAAGGTGGAAGCAGGAAAGAAAAAGATCGAATGGGGATCGCAAATACGAAGTTATGTGTTTGACGACCGCCGGGTGAAGGATCATCGTACCAACTATCAGACATCGGATGTCAACGGTGTGATGGATGGTAAGATAGAGGACTTTATCAAGGCCTATCTGATGGAGTTTTCATCGGAAGAATAA
- a CDS encoding M16 family metallopeptidase codes for MNKLLKLSYLLLFSMVAASASGAISKNYRYETVPNDPFKARIYTLDNGLKVYLTVNKEAPRIQTYIAVRVGGKNDPAETTGLAHYFEHLMFKGTKQFGTQNYEAEKPLLDQIEQQFEIYRKTTDEGERKAIYHRIDSLSYEASKLAIPNEYDKLMAAIGADGTNAYTSFDQTVYEDNIPSNQIENWAKIQADRFENCVIRGFHTELETVYEEKNMSLTKDPRKVYEAVLSSLFPHHPYGTQTVLGTQENLKNPSITNIKNYHSTWYVPNNMAICLSGDLDPDQTIATIDKYFGNMKPNTNLPKLNLPKETPITTPIVREIFGPDAESLTLAWRFPGANNKFEVLQVISQILYNGKSGLIDLDLNQQQKVLQAYGFPLGMADYSALMLQAQPKQGQTLDDIKNLLLVEIQKLRSGEFDDKMLQAIVNNFKLNELELLDTNEGRAGAFVDSFVYESDWADEVNDIDRMSKLTKDDIVAFANKYLTDQNYAAIYKKQGQDPNEKKIAKPEITPIVMNRDVASDFLKEIQNSNVQPIEPVFLDFSKDLTQLKAKSDIPVLYKQNTNNDLFQLIYVFDMGNNNDKALGTAFNYIEYLGTSDMTPEQLKSEFYRLACTFFVSPSNERTFVVLSGLNENMPEAMKLFEKLMADAQVNKEAYANLVDDILKSRKDAKLNQMQNFRRLMNYGMYGPKSPATNILTEAELQNMNPQELIDRIHNQNSYKHRILYYGPTSSKDLLAIINKNHQAPKELKDIPAGEEFPRLETPTTRILFAPYEAKQIYMTQLSNRGEKFDPAIEPSRQMYNEYFGGGMNSIVFQEMRESRGLAYSAWAGFNEPAYKKYPYMFQTQIATQNDKMNDAIKTFNDIINNMPESEAAFKLAKEAIIARLRTDRIIKSNVIWAYINAQDLGQNVDSRIKLYNDAQNMTLKDVIDFQKKWIKDRTYTYCILGDKKELDMEKLKEVGPIQELTQEEIFGY; via the coding sequence ATGAATAAACTACTAAAATTATCGTACCTGTTGCTATTCTCTATGGTGGCAGCAAGTGCAAGTGGCGCTATCTCGAAGAATTATCGCTACGAAACAGTGCCGAACGATCCGTTCAAAGCACGTATTTACACATTGGACAACGGTCTGAAAGTTTACTTAACCGTCAACAAAGAGGCCCCGCGCATCCAAACTTACATTGCTGTACGTGTAGGAGGGAAAAACGATCCGGCGGAAACAACCGGTCTTGCACACTACTTTGAACACCTTATGTTCAAAGGTACTAAACAATTTGGCACTCAGAACTATGAAGCGGAGAAACCGTTACTCGACCAGATTGAACAACAATTCGAAATTTATCGCAAAACAACCGATGAAGGCGAACGTAAAGCGATCTACCATAGAATAGACAGTTTGTCTTATGAGGCTTCCAAACTGGCAATACCGAATGAATACGATAAACTGATGGCAGCTATCGGGGCTGATGGTACCAATGCTTATACTTCTTTCGACCAAACGGTGTACGAAGACAATATACCATCAAACCAAATAGAGAACTGGGCAAAAATCCAAGCCGACCGTTTTGAGAACTGTGTGATCCGTGGTTTCCACACCGAACTGGAAACAGTATACGAAGAAAAGAATATGTCATTGACCAAAGATCCGCGCAAAGTATACGAAGCCGTGCTTTCCTCACTTTTCCCGCACCACCCTTATGGAACCCAAACCGTGCTGGGTACGCAGGAGAACTTGAAAAACCCATCCATCACCAACATCAAGAATTATCATTCCACATGGTATGTACCTAACAATATGGCCATCTGTCTTTCGGGTGACTTAGATCCGGATCAGACCATTGCTACCATCGATAAATACTTCGGAAATATGAAACCTAATACTAACCTCCCCAAACTGAATTTACCAAAGGAAACACCTATCACTACTCCTATCGTGCGTGAGATATTTGGACCGGATGCTGAAAGTCTGACACTTGCATGGAGGTTCCCTGGGGCAAATAATAAATTCGAAGTTTTACAAGTTATTTCGCAAATTCTTTATAATGGAAAATCGGGACTTATCGACCTTGACCTCAACCAACAACAAAAAGTCCTTCAAGCTTATGGTTTTCCGCTAGGCATGGCAGATTATTCTGCATTGATGTTACAAGCTCAACCCAAACAGGGACAGACATTGGATGATATAAAAAATCTCCTTTTGGTAGAAATCCAAAAACTCCGATCCGGTGAATTCGATGATAAGATGTTGCAGGCCATTGTCAATAATTTCAAACTTAACGAACTCGAACTACTGGACACCAACGAAGGCCGTGCCGGCGCATTTGTCGATTCGTTTGTTTATGAGAGTGATTGGGCAGATGAAGTAAACGATATTGACCGTATGAGCAAACTGACCAAAGACGATATCGTAGCTTTCGCCAACAAATATCTGACAGACCAGAATTATGCCGCCATCTACAAGAAACAAGGCCAAGACCCGAACGAAAAGAAAATAGCCAAACCGGAAATTACTCCGATTGTCATGAACCGTGATGTTGCCAGCGACTTCCTTAAAGAAATCCAAAACAGCAACGTACAGCCCATCGAACCAGTATTCCTTGATTTCAGCAAAGACTTGACTCAATTGAAAGCAAAATCAGACATACCGGTACTGTACAAACAGAATACAAACAATGATCTCTTCCAGCTTATCTATGTTTTCGACATGGGTAACAACAATGACAAAGCATTAGGAACAGCTTTCAACTACATCGAATATCTGGGTACTTCGGATATGACTCCCGAGCAATTAAAAAGTGAATTCTACCGTCTGGCTTGCACTTTCTTTGTATCACCGAGTAATGAACGCACGTTTGTAGTGCTTTCCGGCCTGAATGAGAACATGCCTGAAGCCATGAAACTTTTCGAAAAGCTGATGGCAGATGCACAGGTTAATAAAGAGGCGTATGCTAATCTGGTAGATGATATACTCAAATCCCGTAAAGATGCCAAACTAAATCAGATGCAGAATTTCCGTCGTTTAATGAATTATGGCATGTACGGTCCGAAATCTCCGGCTACCAACATCTTAACGGAAGCAGAATTGCAAAATATGAATCCTCAGGAACTGATAGACCGCATTCACAATCAGAACAGTTACAAACACCGTATCCTGTATTATGGCCCTACCAGTTCCAAAGACCTGTTGGCGATTATCAACAAGAACCATCAAGCACCGAAAGAACTGAAAGATATTCCGGCAGGAGAAGAATTCCCACGTTTGGAAACTCCTACTACACGTATTTTATTCGCTCCCTATGAAGCCAAACAAATCTACATGACCCAATTGTCCAATCGTGGTGAGAAATTCGATCCGGCTATCGAACCTTCCCGTCAAATGTACAACGAGTATTTCGGAGGTGGTATGAACTCCATTGTCTTCCAAGAAATGCGCGAAAGCCGTGGTTTGGCTTATTCAGCTTGGGCAGGGTTCAACGAGCCTGCTTACAAGAAATATCCTTATATGTTCCAAACTCAGATCGCTACGCAAAATGACAAGATGAACGATGCGATCAAAACATTTAACGATATCATCAACAACATGCCTGAATCGGAAGCTGCATTCAAACTGGCAAAAGAAGCAATAATCGCTCGTCTGCGTACCGATCGTATCATCAAGAGCAACGTTATCTGGGCATATATCAATGCACAAGATCTCGGACAAAATGTGGACAGCCGCATTAAACTCTACAATGACGCACAGAACATGACTCTAAAAGATGTCATCGACTTCCAGAAGAAATGGATAAAAGACCGCACTTATACTTACTGCATCCTCGGTGACAAAAAAGAACTAGACATGGAGAAATTGAAAGAAGTAGGTCCGATCCAAGAACTGACACAAGAAGAAATCTTCGGATACTAA
- a CDS encoding AMP-dependent synthetase/ligase, whose amino-acid sequence MIYHHLAVLVHRQAEKYGDKVALKYRDYQTAQWIPVSWKQFSDIVRVAANAMVALGVKEGENIGIFSQNKPECLYTDFAAFANRAVTIPLYATSSPAQAQYIINDAQIRFLFVGEQYQYNAAFSIFGFCQSLQQIIIFDRAVVKDPRDVSSIYYDEFLAMGEGLPHNEEVEERTSRASADDLANILYTSGTTGEPKGVMLHHSCYLEALRIHDIRLVDMTDEDVSMNFLPLTHVFEKAWCYLCVHKGVQICINLRPADIQTTIKEVRPTLMCSVPRFWEKVYDGVQEKIAETTGIKKTLMLDAIRVGKIHNIDYLRKGKTPPLMLRLKYKFYEKTIYSLLKKTIGIENGNFFPTAGAAVSDEICEFVHSVGINMLVGYGLTESTATVSCFENEGYEIGSVGTVMPDLEVKIGENNEILLRGKTITKGYYRKPEATAAAIDKDGWFHTGDAGYLKGNQLYLTERIKDLFKTSNGKYISPQALETKLAIDRYIDQIAVIADQRKFVSALIVPVYGYVKEYAKEKGIEYNTMEELLQHPKIVALFRARIDTLQQQFAHYEQVKRFTLLPEPFSMEKGELTNTLKLRRPVVSQNYKEAIDKMYEDN is encoded by the coding sequence ATGATTTATCATCATTTAGCTGTCTTGGTTCATCGCCAGGCCGAAAAGTATGGCGACAAGGTGGCACTTAAGTATCGGGATTATCAGACTGCCCAATGGATTCCCGTCTCTTGGAAACAGTTCTCGGATATAGTGAGAGTAGCAGCCAATGCGATGGTTGCATTGGGAGTAAAAGAAGGGGAGAACATCGGCATTTTTTCCCAAAACAAGCCGGAGTGTCTTTATACGGATTTTGCAGCTTTTGCCAATCGTGCGGTGACTATACCACTGTATGCCACCAGTTCTCCGGCGCAGGCTCAATACATTATCAATGATGCGCAGATACGCTTCCTGTTTGTAGGCGAGCAGTACCAGTATAATGCAGCTTTCAGTATATTCGGCTTTTGCCAGTCTTTGCAGCAGATCATAATTTTTGACCGTGCCGTAGTGAAAGATCCGCGTGATGTTTCCTCTATCTACTACGATGAATTTTTGGCTATGGGCGAAGGACTTCCTCATAATGAAGAGGTAGAGGAACGTACTTCCCGTGCTTCAGCGGATGATTTGGCAAATATTCTTTATACTTCCGGTACTACGGGTGAACCGAAAGGTGTCATGTTACATCACTCCTGCTATTTGGAGGCATTGCGTATCCACGATATCCGTCTGGTAGATATGACGGATGAAGACGTTTCGATGAATTTCTTGCCGTTGACTCATGTGTTTGAAAAGGCGTGGTGCTACCTTTGTGTACATAAAGGTGTGCAGATTTGCATTAATCTCCGTCCGGCAGATATACAGACTACCATAAAAGAAGTTCGTCCGACGTTGATGTGCAGTGTTCCTCGTTTTTGGGAGAAGGTGTATGATGGTGTGCAGGAGAAGATTGCCGAAACCACCGGGATAAAGAAAACATTGATGCTGGACGCTATCCGTGTCGGTAAGATTCATAATATAGATTATCTCCGTAAAGGGAAGACTCCTCCATTGATGCTCCGTTTGAAATATAAATTTTATGAGAAGACCATCTATTCGTTATTGAAGAAAACAATTGGTATCGAGAACGGTAATTTCTTCCCGACGGCCGGTGCGGCTGTATCCGATGAAATATGTGAGTTCGTACATTCAGTTGGCATCAATATGTTGGTTGGTTATGGGTTGACTGAGTCAACGGCAACCGTTTCCTGTTTTGAAAATGAAGGATACGAGATCGGTTCCGTGGGAACCGTAATGCCTGATTTAGAGGTCAAGATAGGCGAAAACAATGAAATCTTGTTACGTGGCAAAACCATTACAAAAGGCTATTACCGAAAACCTGAAGCTACGGCTGCCGCCATCGATAAAGACGGTTGGTTCCATACCGGTGATGCCGGTTATCTGAAAGGAAACCAACTTTATTTGACCGAACGTATCAAGGACTTGTTCAAGACATCCAATGGCAAATATATTTCTCCGCAAGCTTTGGAGACAAAGTTGGCCATTGATCGTTATATAGACCAGATCGCTGTGATTGCCGACCAGCGTAAGTTTGTTTCCGCACTGATTGTCCCTGTATATGGTTATGTAAAAGAGTACGCCAAAGAAAAAGGCATCGAATACAATACTATGGAAGAGTTGTTGCAACATCCGAAGATCGTAGCCTTGTTCCGTGCTCGTATCGATACCTTACAACAACAGTTTGCCCATTATGAGCAGGTTAAGCGGTTCACCCTTTTGCCCGAACCGTTTAGTATGGAGAAAGGAGAACTTACCAATACATTGAAACTTAGACGTCCCGTAGTATCTCAAAACTATAAGGAGGCGATTGATAAGATGTATGAAGATAATTAA
- a CDS encoding M20 family metallo-hydrolase, producing the protein MKYDVTYLTTEAVSLLKSLIAIPSVSREEAAAADFLQNYIEAEGMTTGRKGNNVWCLSPMFDLKKPVILLNSHIDTVKPVNGWRKDPFTPREENGKLYGLGSNDAGASVVTLLQVFLQLCRTQQAYNLIYLASCEEEISGKDGIESVLKGLPPISFAIVGEPTEMQPAIAEKGLMVLDVTATGKAGHAARDEGDNAIYKVLDDIAWFRDYHFKKESPLLGSVKMSVTVINAGTQHNVIPDRCTFVVDVRSNELYSNEELFAEIQKHISCKAQARSFRLNSSHIEEKHPFVQKAIQLGRVPFGSPTLSDQALMPFPSVKIGPGRSSRSHTAEEYILLKEMEEAIKLYFDLLDGLKI; encoded by the coding sequence ATGAAATATGATGTAACTTACTTAACAACCGAGGCCGTAAGCCTGCTTAAGTCGCTTATAGCCATTCCTTCTGTCAGCCGGGAAGAGGCAGCGGCAGCCGACTTTCTGCAAAACTACATAGAAGCCGAAGGTATGACCACCGGACGTAAAGGAAACAATGTCTGGTGTCTCAGCCCGATGTTCGACCTTAAAAAGCCGGTCATTTTGCTCAACTCCCACATCGATACCGTAAAACCTGTCAACGGTTGGCGGAAAGATCCGTTCACACCTCGCGAAGAGAACGGGAAACTTTACGGTCTGGGCAGCAATGATGCAGGAGCCAGCGTAGTTACACTTTTACAGGTGTTCCTGCAACTATGCCGCACGCAGCAGGCGTACAATCTCATTTATCTTGCTTCCTGTGAAGAGGAGATTTCCGGTAAGGACGGCATTGAAAGTGTATTGAAAGGACTGCCCCCTATTTCATTTGCTATTGTAGGCGAACCGACTGAAATGCAACCTGCCATTGCAGAAAAAGGATTGATGGTTCTGGATGTCACAGCAACCGGAAAAGCCGGCCATGCTGCCCGCGACGAGGGAGACAATGCTATCTATAAAGTACTGGATGACATCGCGTGGTTTCGCGATTATCATTTCAAAAAAGAATCTCCCCTACTCGGTTCCGTCAAAATGAGCGTAACGGTAATCAATGCCGGTACACAACATAATGTAATACCGGATCGTTGCACCTTTGTCGTAGATGTGCGAAGTAACGAACTCTATTCCAACGAGGAATTATTTGCAGAAATACAAAAACATATTTCCTGTAAAGCCCAAGCCCGTTCGTTCCGCCTCAACTCATCACACATAGAGGAGAAGCATCCGTTTGTCCAAAAAGCCATCCAGTTAGGCCGTGTACCTTTCGGTTCTCCTACCCTGTCCGATCAGGCACTGATGCCTTTCCCATCTGTAAAAATAGGACCGGGACGTTCTTCCCGTTCGCATACAGCAGAAGAATACATTTTATTGAAAGAGATGGAAGAAGCGATTAAATTGTATTTTGATTTATTGGACGGATTGAAGATATAA
- a CDS encoding DUF418 domain-containing protein yields the protein MEHQTLIPKKRIDSIDALRGFAIIGIVLWHCMEHFDLSYPLVSPPPVSTDTTVFTTIQFLFAGKAYAIFSLLFGLSFFMQMDSQASKGVDFRVRFVWRLFLLFVLGYINGCFYMGEFFIVYAVLGVLLVLFYNVPSRWLLILAIILFLQIPGFVIFFSQLRDNVPVSSEAYMDALYHESSIVFTEGSFWDVIRYNMVKGQMTKCLWVINNYRYMQLIGLFIIGLLIGRAGIHKDEAKMVKYSKRLLPYSVAVMAIFYPIAWWIIPATGLDGAALDTGVTLFRNFAALGHMMLYICLFMLAYYQWNAKKVLDRLSPVGKMSVTNYMAQSWLGVFLFYGFGLYLTPYCGPTWSACVGLCIALLQILYSNWWIKRFYYGPVEWLWRVCTWMRPVKFRR from the coding sequence ATGGAACATCAGACATTAATCCCCAAGAAGCGCATCGACTCGATTGATGCGCTCAGGGGATTTGCCATTATCGGCATTGTGCTATGGCACTGCATGGAGCATTTCGACTTATCTTATCCTTTAGTCAGCCCCCCGCCAGTGTCCACAGACACGACCGTTTTTACTACCATTCAATTTCTTTTTGCCGGAAAGGCGTATGCCATCTTCTCTTTGTTGTTCGGTCTGAGTTTCTTTATGCAGATGGACAGCCAAGCATCCAAAGGAGTCGATTTTCGGGTACGTTTCGTCTGGCGGCTTTTCCTGCTGTTTGTTTTAGGCTACATCAACGGATGCTTTTACATGGGAGAATTCTTTATAGTATATGCCGTTCTCGGTGTGTTGCTTGTGCTTTTCTATAATGTCCCTTCCCGTTGGCTGCTTATATTGGCTATCATTCTCTTTTTGCAGATACCGGGTTTTGTTATCTTCTTTTCTCAATTGAGAGATAATGTGCCTGTTTCATCCGAAGCATACATGGATGCTTTGTATCATGAAAGTAGTATTGTGTTTACGGAAGGCTCCTTTTGGGATGTCATCCGTTACAATATGGTGAAAGGACAGATGACCAAATGTCTTTGGGTGATCAACAACTATCGCTATATGCAATTGATCGGCTTGTTTATCATCGGTTTGTTGATCGGACGTGCCGGGATACACAAGGACGAGGCAAAGATGGTGAAATACAGTAAGCGTTTACTACCTTACAGTGTGGCGGTTATGGCTATCTTCTATCCAATTGCATGGTGGATCATTCCTGCTACCGGACTGGACGGAGCTGCTCTTGACACAGGCGTAACCCTGTTCCGGAACTTTGCTGCCTTAGGGCATATGATGTTATACATTTGCCTGTTTATGCTTGCCTATTACCAATGGAACGCAAAGAAAGTTCTCGACCGTCTTTCGCCCGTTGGAAAAATGAGTGTCACGAATTACATGGCACAATCTTGGTTAGGTGTTTTTCTTTTCTACGGTTTCGGTTTGTACCTGACACCTTATTGTGGCCCTACATGGAGTGCATGTGTCGGTCTGTGTATCGCCCTGCTCCAGATATTGTATAGCAATTGGTGGATAAAGAGATTTTATTATGGACCGGTAGAATGGCTGTGGCGCGTGTGTACGTGGATGCGTCCGGTGAAGTTCCGGAGATAG